The DNA window CAAGCGCGGCGTGGAAGGCATGAAGGCGGCGCTCGACGCCCTTTGCCAGCGGGCCGAGGAGGCTGTCCGGGCCAAGTACAACATCATCATCCTGTCCGACAGGCTGGTGAGCCGCACCCGCGTGCCGATCCCGGCGCTGCTGGCCACCGCCGGCGTCCACAACCACCTGATCCGCAAGGGTCTTCGGACCTCGGTCGGCCTCGTCCTTGAATCGGGCGAGCCGCGTGAGATCCATCACTTCTGCGTTCTGGCCGGCTACGGCGCCGAGGCGATCAACCCCTATCTCGCCTTCGACACGCTGCTCGGCATGAAGCGCCAGTTCCCCGAGGAAGTGGCCGAGGACGAGATCGTCTATCGCTACATCAAGTCGATCGACAAGGGCATCCTCAAGGTCATGTCCAAGATGGGCATCTCGACCTACCAGTCCTATTGCGGCGCGCAGATCTTCGACGCCGTGGGCCTGTCGTCGGACTTCGTCGAGCAGTATTTCTTCGGCACCGCGACCACGATCGAGGGCGTCGGCATCGACGCCGTCGCCGGGGAGGCTCTCAAGCGTCACGAGGCAGCTTTCGGCTCCGATCCGGTTCTTGCCCGCGCGCTCGATGTCGGCGGCGAATACGCCTATCGCCAGCGCGGCGAGAACCACGTCTGGACGCCGGATATCATCGCCAGCCTGCAGCATGCCGCCCGCGGCAACCTGCCGGACAAGTATCTGGAGTTCGCCAAGGCGGTGAACGAGGAGGTCGGGCGCTTTTCCGTGCGCGGCCAGTTCCGGGTCAAGTCCGCCGAGGAGATGGGCCGCGCGCCCGTGCCGCTCGACGAGGTCGAGCCGGCGCTGGAGATCGTCAAGCGCTTTTCCACCGGCGCCATGTCCTTCGGCTCGATCAGCCGCGAGGCGCATGAATCGCTCGCCATCGCCATGAACCGGATCGGCGGCAAGTCGAACACCGGCGAAGGCGGCGAGGAGGCCGAGCGCTTCCACAGGATGCCCAACGGTGACAGCCGTCGCTCGGCGATCAAACAGGTCGCCTCGGGCCGCTTCGGCGTCACCGCGCATTACCTCGTTAACGGCGACATGATGCAGATCAAGGTCGCCCAGGGCGCCAAGCCCGGCGAGGGCGGACAGCTTCCCGGCCACAAGGTGGACGCGGTCATCGCCAAGGTGCGGCACTCCACGCCCGGCGTCGGCCTCATCTCGCCGCCGCCGCACCACGACATCTATTCGATCGAGGATCTGGCCCAGCTGATCTTCGACCTGAAGAACGTCAATCCGGATGCGGACGTCTCGGTCAAGCTCGTCTCCGAGGTTGGCGTCGGCACGGTCGCGGCGGGCGTTGCCAAGGCACGCGCCGACCACATCACCATCTCCGGCTACGACGGCGGCACCGGCGCTTCGCCGCTGACGTCGCTGAAGCACGCCGGCAGCCCGTGGGAAATGGGCCTTGCCGAAACGCACCAGACCCTGGTCGCCAACGGCCTGCGCTCGCGCGTCTGCCTGCAGGTCGACGGTGGTCTTCGGACCGGACGGGACGTCGTCATCGGCGCCCTGCTCGGCGCAGATGACTTCGGCTTCGCGACGGCTCCGCTCGTGGCCGCCGGCTGCCTCATCATGCGCAAGTGCCACCTCAACACCTGCCCTGTCGGCATCGCGACGCAGGACCCGGTGTTGCGCAAGCGCTTCAAGGGCACGCCCGAGCACGTCATCAACTACTTCTTCTTCGTCGCCGAGGAAGTGCGCACCCTGATGGCGGCCATGGGCTTCAGGACCGTCGACGAGATGATCGGCCAGTCCGACATGCTGGCGCAGATACCCGCCAACGGCAACGTCAAGACGGCCGGCCTCGATTTCAGCCGCGTCTTCTACAAGCCCGAAGCGCCCGCAGATGCGATCCACTGGACCGAGCGTCAGAACCACCCGATCAAGGAAGTTCTGGACCGCAAGCTGATCGCCGAGGCCGCTCCCGCCCTGGAGCGGGCCGAGCGCGTCGTCATCGAGACCACGATCAAGAGCGTCGACCGCACCGCCGGCGCGATGCTTTCCGGCGAGGTTGCCAAGCGCTACGGCGCCGAGGGTCTGGAAGAAGACACCATCACGATCAAGATGACCGGCACGGCCGGCCAGTCGCTCGGCGCCTTCCTTGCCGGCGGCATCACCATCGATCTGGTGGGTGAAGGCAACGACTATGTCGGCAAGGGCCTCTCCGGCGGTCGCATCGTCGTCCGTCCACCCGAGAACTCGAAGATCGTGCCCGAGGCGTCGATCATCGTCGGCAACACGGTGCTCTACGGCGCGACATCGGGCGAGGCCTATTTCCGGGGCGTTGCCGGCGAGCGCTTCGCCGTGCGCAACTCCGGCGCCATCGCGGTCGTCGAGGGCTGCGGCGACCACGGCTGCGAATACATGACCGGCGGTCTTGTCGCGGTGATCGGTCCGACGGGCCGCAACTTCGCGGCTGGCATGTCGGGCGGTGTCGCCTACGTGCTCGACGAGGACAACACCTTCAAGAAGCGCTGCAACATGGCGATGGTCGATCTGGAGCCCGTCCCCGAGGAGGACGAGCTTCTGGAGAAGCTGCATCACCACGGCGGCGATCTCATGTTCAAGGGCCGGGTCGACGTCGACAGCGACATGACCCGCCACGACGACGAGCGCCTTCGCGCCCTGATCCAGGCTCATCTCCACCACACCGGCTCGACCCGGGCCAAGGAGATCCTGGGCAACTGGGAGGCCTACCGGCCGAAATTCGTGAAGGTGATGCCGGTTGAATACCGCCGGGCGCTGCGCGAGATGGAGCGCATGCGCATGGGTCTGGCTGCGGAGTGAGGAAGAGACAGAATGGGTAAGGTAACAGGCTTCCTCGAGATCGACCGGCAGGAACAGAAGTACCAGCCGGCATCCGACCGCATCCGCCACTACCGCGAGTTCACCATTCCGCTGTCGTCGGAAGAGGTGCAGCGGCAGGCCGCGCGCTGCATGGACTGCGGCATTCCCTATTGCCACGGTCCGACCGGCTGTCCGATCCACAACCAGATCCCCGACTGGAACGACCTCGTCTTCTCGGGCGACTGGGAAGAGGCCGCGCGCAACCTGCATTCGACCAACAATTTCCCCGAGTTCACCGGCCGCATCTGCCCCGCGCCCTGCGAGGAGGCCTGCACGCTGAACCTCGAGGACGTGCCGGTCACCATCAAGACGGTGGAGCAGGCGATCGCCGACAAGGCGTGGGACAACGGCTGGATCACGCCGCAGATCGCGCCGGAAAAGACCGGCAAGAAGGTCGCCGTCATCGGCTCCGGCCCGGCGGGTATGGCAGCGGCACAGCAGCTTGCCCGCGCGGGCCACGACGTTCACCTCTATGAGCGTGAGCCGAAGGCCGGCGGTCTGATGCGCTACGGCATTCCCGACTTCAAGATGGAGAAGCACTTCATCGACCGCCGCGTGAACCAGATGACGGCAGAGGGCGTAACCTTCCACTACAACGCCGATATCGGCGTGACGATGCCGCTCTCCGATCTCATCGACAACCACGACGCCGTGCTGATCTGCGCCGGCGCCGAGACGCCGCGCGATCCGGGCATGAGCGGCACCGAGCTTGCCGGCTGCCACTACGCCATGCCCTTCCTCGTGCAGCAGAACCGCCGCGTCGGCGGCGAGGACGTCTCCGGCGAGGAACCGATCCTGGCCACCGCCAAGCATGTGGTCGTGATCGGCGGCGGCGACACCGCCTCGGACTGCGTCGGCACGTCCTTCCGCCAGGGCGCGATCCGCGTCACGCAGATGGATATCCGCCCGATGCCGCCGCAGAAGGAAGACAAGCTCTCGGTCTGGCCCTACTGGCCGACCAAGTTCCGCACCTCCTCGTCGCAGGCGGAGGGCGCGGAGCGCGAGTTCCAGGCGGCAACGCTCGGCGTCGTCGGCAACAACAAGGGCAAGGCGACGGGCGTCAAGTGCATCCGCGTCGACGATAAGCGCAAGCCGATTGAGGGCACGGAATTCGTCATCCCGGCCGATCTCGTGCTGATGGCGATCGGCTTCTCCGGCCCGCGCGAAGGCACCTACCTCGCCGAGGTCGGCCCGCTGCTGAACCGCGACAAGCGCGGCAACATTGCCGCCAACACCGAGGACTACAAGACCTCCATCGACAAGGTCTTCGCCGCCGGCGACGTCCGCCGCGGCCAGTCGCTGGTGGTCTGGGCGATCCGCGAGGGCCGTCAGGCCGCGCAGGCGATAGACACCTATCTGATGGGCGCGTCCAACCTTCCGCGTTGAGCCGGCAGGACACAGACAAAAGAAAAGGGCGGGATATTCCCGCCTTTTTTGTTGCCGGATTGATCTGGTCGCGGCTTGGAGAACCGTTCACGGCCTTCTGGCCGGCTCCAGCGACGCCGGATCCCGCCAACGATGGGGCTGGGTCTCCTTCCAGCAGAGGCGGTGCCTGAGGAGATTGTCGGCCGACATCACACTGGCCCGGCAACACGGCAGATCCACCATCTCCTGATGCAGCAGGGGAACCTGCCAGTGGAACGGAACATCGCCCCAATAATGGGTCACCGGCGCCAGGGGACCGCCTTGTACCAGCGTGATTTCACAAAGAGTGCCTTCGAAGACGAACGCCCGTTTGTGCCGGAACCGCTTTTGCCATACCTCGCGGACCGTTGGTTTCAGATGTTCGATCGCGGTGTCCAGGGCTGCGAACGTCTCGCCTTGGTAGACGAGATCGATATCCGCGTGCTTCCAGGGCTCACGCAGGCCCAGCAGTTCTTCCGCCCAGCCGCCGGTGATGGCGCACGGCACACGGCCTGCGCCAAGCTGGGTCAGAATCTCACAGAGCGTCTCAAGGGTATTCGCCATCGGCGGCAATCTTGAACGCAGGTTGCAACCGCCTCAAGCCATCTCGGTCCCGTCAGTGGCGACAGGTCAAACCGGACCGCCCTACAGCGACCCATCCGGCAGCGGCGGTTCTTCGTTCATGAGAAGAATGCTGACGCGCCGGTTGGCTGCAAGGAACGGGTCGTTGGGAAACAGCGGCTCGTTCTCGCCCTTGCCGACCACGGAATAGAACTGATTGCTCGGAATGCCGGAATCGGCAAGGATCTGCCGCGCCGCGTTGGCGCGCGCCGAGGAAAGGTCCCACGCCGTCTGTCCGGGCGGTGCATCCGGCCGGGAGGCCGTGGTGTGCCCGGTGATCCTGATCCGGTTGGGAAGTTGCCGGAGCACCGGCGCCATGACCTCCAGCAGTCGGCGCGTCGCCGCATAGGGGATGGAGGAGCCTTCCGCGAACATCGACCGGCCGTCCTGGTCGACGAGTTGGATATCGAGCCCCTCGTTGGTGATCTCCATCATCACCTGCTTGGAGATCTCGGAAATCTCGGGCAGTTCCTGCATCGCCTGGCGGAGGGAAGTCGCGGCGAGAGAGAAATTGCGCGAATTCTGGATCTGGTTTTCCTCGACCGAGGCGTCGTTGGATTTCTTGTCCTCCGCGCCATGCAGGTTCTGCTCTTCCTGCTTGGTCTGGTCGTCGGACGTATCGGGCATCTGCGTGATGTCGCGGATATACTCGCGCGACGGCAGGCCGTCGATCTCGATGAGGCCGGCAAGCTTGCGGTCCCGCACCGCGCCGAAGGCGTCTTTCATCGAGCCGGCGACGATCTCCAGCTTTTTCTGGTCCTGGGTCGAAAAGGAGATGATCAGCACGAAGAAGCAGACGAGCAGCGACATCAAGTCGGCGAAGGTCACCAGCCACTCCGGTGCGCCGCCGCCGCCTCCGCCCTTCTTGCGTGCCATCGCCTCGTTCTCCTTCCTTGCCGGACCGGCCGTTACGCCGCTTCGGCTTCCTCCGCCTGCCGCTGCTTCTCCGGCAGGTAGGCGAGCAGCATCTCTCGGATGAGATTCGGGCTCTTGGAATTGCGGATCTGGACGACGCCGTCGATGATCAGCGTCTGGTTGATCTCTTCCACGTCCACCTTGGCGTTCAGCTTTTCGTGCACCGGCAGACAGATGACGTTGGCGATCAACGCGCCGTAAAGGGTCGTCAGCAGCGCGACGGCCATGGCCGGGCCGATCTTGGAAGGATCGTCCATCGCCTGCAGCATCTGCACCAGACCGACCAGCGTTCCGATCATCCCGAAGGCCGGCGCGGAATCGCCCATCGCCTTGAAGATGCGCGCGCCTTCCGCAAGGCGTGTCAGGTAGAGATCGCGCTCGCGCTCCATCGATTCCTGGATGAAGCTCGGATCGTAGCCGTCGGCGATCATCTGCTTGCCCTTGGAAAGGAAGGGATCGGCGATTTCCAGCGATTCAAGTCCGAGCGGACCCTGCTTGCGAACGACCTCGGCCATTTCGGTGATGTTCTCGATCAGGTCTCGCGGCGAGGCCTTGCTCGTCTGGAAGGCCGCCTTTCCGCCGGTTGCCAGCGCGCCGATGACCGTGTTGAGCTGAAAGCGCAGCATCACGACGAAGATCGAGCCGCCAACCACGATGCCGATGGAGGGAACGTCGACGAAGGCGCTGAAGGCGCCGCCCATCCAGATTGCCCAGGCCGTGACCGCAAAGGCACCGATGATGCCGATGATCGTTGCTATATCCATGAAGTGTCGCCCGCCAAGACCCGAGACTGCCGAGGAAGCATTGCCGAACCATAGGCAGATCGGGGCTAATCAAACGTGAACTTCGCCGCTTGCCGCCAACGAAATTTGGCATGCGGTGGACCGGGAATGTCCTTCCCTGGGACGAAATTGGGCCTGTTCGGGCCGAAAAAGGTGAATGTTAAGTCCCCATTTACCCTGAATATTTACCATTGAGTTACCAAGGTAGCCGGCTCTTCCGACAGCCCTTCGGCGGGCAGGCGGACAACAGGTCGCTACAGAAGAGACATCGTCACTGGCGGCAGGAAGCCGTCCACAGGAAACAGGATGTTGAACGCCATTCGCCTTCCGGTCCGGATCGCGAGCCTTGCGCTCGGCGTGCATCTTGCTGCCATGGGGCATGCGGACGCGCAAAGCCTCGGCGACAGAGCGACGGACATCGGCACGACATCCACCGGCGATCCGTCGGCATCCGTCGACCTGCTCAATGCCGATCCATCCGCAACCGACACCTCCGCCGCCACGACCTCGACGTCCGGGTCGACGGCGGCGGCGAACCGGAGGACCACGTCCCCGGCCGCACTCCGGCAATCGTTGCGCGGCACCTTCCTGACCGACACCCAGTCAAATCCCGTGACGCGGCCGGTCCAGAGCCCGCTCAATCCGACCCGGCCGACGGAAACGCTCAAGCCCTTCGGCCAGGGGCCGCAGCCGCCGCGCGGCAATCCCTTCGACCCGCGCGATATCTTGACCGGGTCGCTGGCGCTGCGTCCGTCGCTCTACGTCGGCGGCGGCGCGACCACCAATGCCACCAGCGCGGCGAATGCCCGCAAGGCGGGTTATTCGACCACCCGCGCCGAGCTGGAAATCCGCAATCTCGACAATGACGTGACGACGGGTGTCCTGACGATGAAGGGCAGCCTCACCGACTATTACGCGCCGGCGATCCGCTGGAGCCCGACCTTCGACACCACGCTGGCCCTCACCCACGCCCTCACCGAGACTGATACGCTGACCTTCAACGGAGGCTATTCCCTCTCCCGCGAGGATGCCTCCAGCGAAGACCCCTCCGCGGCGGGCACCAACACCGTCAACGTTCAGGTGCTGAGCGCCGACTTCGGCTATGTGCGCAACGCCGGTATCATCGGCACGACCCTGAAGGGCTCCGTCGACCGCACGGCCTATGGAACGTCCGCCGGCACCAATGCCGCCGACCGCAACAACACCGCGCTCGACGGTTCGCTGCGTCTGGCCTACGACCGGGGCAGCATTCTGGCGCCCTTCGTCGAGGGCGGCGCTTTCGTCCGGCTGAACGACAAGTCCGCCGACGTCAACGGCTTCGACCGGTCCAGCCACGGCTACGAACTGAAGGGCGGCCTGTCTCTCGACGGCGAGACCGCGACAGGCGAGATCGCGGCCGGCTATGGCCGCGAGACCATGG is part of the Hartmannibacter diazotrophicus genome and encodes:
- the gltB gene encoding glutamate synthase large subunit produces the protein MTATRAKVMTAKARDAVATNGLYQPAREHDACGVGFIARMNGEKSHQIVADGLKILENLTHRGAVGADPLMGDGAGMLVQIPHAFFKDECGKLGFTLPEPGDYAVGHIFMPQVAESRAHFEETIAKVIADEGQVLLGWRDVPVDNSCLSKAPEIVATEPFHRQVFIGKGEGLSAKDFERRLFILRKVISSTIFKEKNAEASDFYIVSMSSTTVVYKGMFLAYQLGAYYKDLTDERFVSALALVHQRFSTNTFPSWKLSHPYRMVAHNGEINTLRGNVNWMAARQASVESDLFGAEISKLWPISYEGQSDTACFDNALEFLVMGGYELSHAAMMLIPEAWAGNPLMDEERRAFYEYHASLMEPWDGPAAVAFTDGRQIGATLDRNGLRPARYVVTDDGLVVMASEAGTLDIPEEKIVSKWRLQPGKMLLIDLEEGRIISDEEVKKRLAEANPYKEWLERTQIVLEDMPPVQVSSVISNETLLDRQQAFGYTQEDLKILMAPMATTGQEAIGSMGTDTPISALSDKPKLLYTYFKQNFAQVTNPPIDPIREELVMSLVSFIGPRPNILDLTGTSTKKRLEVRQPILTNADLDKIRMIGDIADNQFQAKTLDITFDVKRGVEGMKAALDALCQRAEEAVRAKYNIIILSDRLVSRTRVPIPALLATAGVHNHLIRKGLRTSVGLVLESGEPREIHHFCVLAGYGAEAINPYLAFDTLLGMKRQFPEEVAEDEIVYRYIKSIDKGILKVMSKMGISTYQSYCGAQIFDAVGLSSDFVEQYFFGTATTIEGVGIDAVAGEALKRHEAAFGSDPVLARALDVGGEYAYRQRGENHVWTPDIIASLQHAARGNLPDKYLEFAKAVNEEVGRFSVRGQFRVKSAEEMGRAPVPLDEVEPALEIVKRFSTGAMSFGSISREAHESLAIAMNRIGGKSNTGEGGEEAERFHRMPNGDSRRSAIKQVASGRFGVTAHYLVNGDMMQIKVAQGAKPGEGGQLPGHKVDAVIAKVRHSTPGVGLISPPPHHDIYSIEDLAQLIFDLKNVNPDADVSVKLVSEVGVGTVAAGVAKARADHITISGYDGGTGASPLTSLKHAGSPWEMGLAETHQTLVANGLRSRVCLQVDGGLRTGRDVVIGALLGADDFGFATAPLVAAGCLIMRKCHLNTCPVGIATQDPVLRKRFKGTPEHVINYFFFVAEEVRTLMAAMGFRTVDEMIGQSDMLAQIPANGNVKTAGLDFSRVFYKPEAPADAIHWTERQNHPIKEVLDRKLIAEAAPALERAERVVIETTIKSVDRTAGAMLSGEVAKRYGAEGLEEDTITIKMTGTAGQSLGAFLAGGITIDLVGEGNDYVGKGLSGGRIVVRPPENSKIVPEASIIVGNTVLYGATSGEAYFRGVAGERFAVRNSGAIAVVEGCGDHGCEYMTGGLVAVIGPTGRNFAAGMSGGVAYVLDEDNTFKKRCNMAMVDLEPVPEEDELLEKLHHHGGDLMFKGRVDVDSDMTRHDDERLRALIQAHLHHTGSTRAKEILGNWEAYRPKFVKVMPVEYRRALREMERMRMGLAAE
- a CDS encoding glutamate synthase subunit beta, which produces MGKVTGFLEIDRQEQKYQPASDRIRHYREFTIPLSSEEVQRQAARCMDCGIPYCHGPTGCPIHNQIPDWNDLVFSGDWEEAARNLHSTNNFPEFTGRICPAPCEEACTLNLEDVPVTIKTVEQAIADKAWDNGWITPQIAPEKTGKKVAVIGSGPAGMAAAQQLARAGHDVHLYEREPKAGGLMRYGIPDFKMEKHFIDRRVNQMTAEGVTFHYNADIGVTMPLSDLIDNHDAVLICAGAETPRDPGMSGTELAGCHYAMPFLVQQNRRVGGEDVSGEEPILATAKHVVVIGGGDTASDCVGTSFRQGAIRVTQMDIRPMPPQKEDKLSVWPYWPTKFRTSSSQAEGAEREFQAATLGVVGNNKGKATGVKCIRVDDKRKPIEGTEFVIPADLVLMAIGFSGPREGTYLAEVGPLLNRDKRGNIAANTEDYKTSIDKVFAAGDVRRGQSLVVWAIREGRQAAQAIDTYLMGASNLPR
- a CDS encoding OmpA/MotB family protein, which produces MARKKGGGGGGAPEWLVTFADLMSLLVCFFVLIISFSTQDQKKLEIVAGSMKDAFGAVRDRKLAGLIEIDGLPSREYIRDITQMPDTSDDQTKQEEQNLHGAEDKKSNDASVEENQIQNSRNFSLAATSLRQAMQELPEISEISKQVMMEITNEGLDIQLVDQDGRSMFAEGSSIPYAATRRLLEVMAPVLRQLPNRIRITGHTTASRPDAPPGQTAWDLSSARANAARQILADSGIPSNQFYSVVGKGENEPLFPNDPFLAANRRVSILLMNEEPPLPDGSL
- a CDS encoding motility protein A, with translation MDIATIIGIIGAFAVTAWAIWMGGAFSAFVDVPSIGIVVGGSIFVVMLRFQLNTVIGALATGGKAAFQTSKASPRDLIENITEMAEVVRKQGPLGLESLEIADPFLSKGKQMIADGYDPSFIQESMERERDLYLTRLAEGARIFKAMGDSAPAFGMIGTLVGLVQMLQAMDDPSKIGPAMAVALLTTLYGALIANVICLPVHEKLNAKVDVEEINQTLIIDGVVQIRNSKSPNLIREMLLAYLPEKQRQAEEAEAA
- a CDS encoding outer membrane beta-barrel protein, whose protein sequence is MLNAIRLPVRIASLALGVHLAAMGHADAQSLGDRATDIGTTSTGDPSASVDLLNADPSATDTSAATTSTSGSTAAANRRTTSPAALRQSLRGTFLTDTQSNPVTRPVQSPLNPTRPTETLKPFGQGPQPPRGNPFDPRDILTGSLALRPSLYVGGGATTNATSAANARKAGYSTTRAELEIRNLDNDVTTGVLTMKGSLTDYYAPAIRWSPTFDTTLALTHALTETDTLTFNGGYSLSREDASSEDPSAAGTNTVNVQVLSADFGYVRNAGIIGTTLKGSVDRTAYGTSAGTNAADRNNTALDGSLRLAYDRGSILAPFVEGGAFVRLNDKSADVNGFDRSSHGYELKGGLSLDGETATGEIAAGYGRETMDDGRLAPIDALILDGSLAWQIDDITALNLALSTSFAPTTLAGASGYVVTAFDAHVSRDIRENVNLRFGGAFSRSEYTGIDRQIDSYTVDAALGWRLNPNVELSTTASYQYSNSTATGDDTREARLEAGLTLRP